From a region of the Nitrospirota bacterium genome:
- a CDS encoding 4Fe-4S dicluster domain-containing protein has translation MPYSVTVDRDKCEGCEECVNNCPVGVFQMTDGKADPFQADTCEGCETCISVCPTAAITLTEQ, from the coding sequence GTGCCATATTCAGTTACCGTTGATCGTGATAAGTGTGAGGGCTGTGAAGAATGCGTGAACAATTGCCCAGTTGGTGTATTCCAGATGACAGACGGTAAGGCAGACCCGTTTCAGGCTGATACCTGTGAAGGCTGTGAGACTTGTATCAGTGTCTGTCCGACCGCCGCAATAACATTGACGGAGCAGTAG
- the dsrP gene encoding sulfate reduction electron transfer complex DsrMKJOP subunit DsrP, whose amino-acid sequence MLEKAIYGGRRYWVWIFCLLGIIGVGFLAYLYQFKTGLGVTGMSRDVSWGLYIGQFTFLVGVAASGVMVVLPYYLHDYKKFGRLTILGEFLAISAVIMCMLFIFVDLGQPLRVLNVILHPTPNSVMFYDMLVLSGYLFLNILIGWTVLGAERKEIAPPKWIKPFIILSIAWAPSIHTVTAFLYAGIPGRHLWLTAIMAARFLASAFAGGPALLIILALIVRKYTKFDPGKEAIQSLGKIVTYCMLINVFFLGLEFFTAFYSQIPGHMHSLVYLYAGLHGHSQLVPVMWISSILAVIAIGMLIFPQIRKNESLLAVACLATFFSLWIDKGFGLVVGGFVPNPLERITEYWPTLPETLITLAVWAIGFLVLTILYKIAVSVKEEVVFDKYGEKQIKAE is encoded by the coding sequence ATGCTTGAAAAAGCGATATATGGAGGACGAAGATACTGGGTTTGGATATTCTGTTTGCTGGGAATAATCGGCGTAGGGTTTCTGGCATATCTTTATCAGTTCAAGACCGGTTTAGGCGTTACAGGTATGAGCAGGGATGTATCCTGGGGCCTGTATATCGGCCAGTTCACTTTTCTTGTCGGTGTCGCAGCCTCTGGAGTCATGGTCGTATTGCCGTACTATCTTCATGATTACAAGAAATTCGGCAGACTTACTATTCTGGGGGAATTTCTTGCCATTTCTGCAGTTATCATGTGCATGCTGTTTATCTTTGTGGACCTCGGACAGCCTCTTCGTGTCCTGAATGTTATCCTGCATCCTACTCCCAATTCAGTCATGTTTTATGACATGCTTGTGCTCAGCGGATATCTTTTCCTGAACATTCTGATCGGATGGACTGTTCTGGGTGCAGAGAGGAAAGAAATTGCACCTCCCAAGTGGATCAAGCCTTTTATCATTCTCTCGATCGCCTGGGCTCCGTCAATTCATACCGTCACCGCGTTTCTCTACGCGGGTATCCCGGGAAGACATCTCTGGCTGACGGCAATCATGGCTGCCCGATTCCTGGCCTCAGCATTTGCAGGAGGTCCGGCACTGCTTATCATCCTGGCGCTTATTGTAAGAAAATACACCAAATTCGATCCGGGGAAGGAGGCCATCCAGTCACTCGGAAAGATCGTGACCTATTGCATGCTGATCAATGTCTTTTTCCTTGGCCTCGAATTCTTTACCGCGTTCTATAGCCAGATACCAGGACACATGCATTCCCTGGTGTATCTGTATGCAGGCCTCCATGGTCACAGCCAGCTTGTTCCTGTTATGTGGATTTCCAGCATCCTGGCAGTTATTGCCATCGGAATGCTGATATTTCCTCAGATTCGAAAAAATGAATCCCTTCTTGCGGTGGCGTGTCTGGCAACCTTTTTCTCCCTCTGGATAGACAAAGGGTTTGGACTTGTTGTCGGCGGGTTTGTTCCGAATCCGTTAGAAAGGATTACCGAGTACTGGCCAACCTTGCCCGAAACGTTGATTACCCTTGCTGTTTGGGCGATCGGATTTCTTGTTCTGACAATCCTTTACAAAATAGCTGTTTCGGTCAAAGAAGAGGTAGTGTTCGACAAATATGGTGAGAAACAGATTAAGGCTGAATAA
- the dsrO gene encoding sulfate reduction electron transfer complex DsrMKJOP subunit DsrO, with product MSVNRREFLKIVSMSTILSLGGVVSISSLKNHVEASQISRNAKALTAKRWAMVIDMSKFTSEEDYRKCIDACHREHNVPHVTDNPKHEIKWMWTDTYEHAFPGNEDKYLSEKIKHMPFLLLCNHCENPPCVRVCPTQATFKRKSDGIVMMDMHRCIGCRFCMAGCPYGARSFNYKDPRPYLDESRENPEFPTRMKGVVEKCTLCYERLAHGLLPACVEAAKEVAAKKGITPGLIFGDLEDPNSEVRRVLNERFTVRRKPELGTGPSVYYII from the coding sequence ATGAGTGTGAACAGGAGAGAATTTCTAAAAATAGTGAGCATGTCCACCATATTGAGTTTGGGCGGTGTCGTATCCATCAGCAGCCTGAAGAATCATGTTGAGGCATCACAGATCTCGAGAAATGCCAAAGCCCTGACAGCAAAGAGATGGGCAATGGTAATTGATATGAGCAAATTTACTTCAGAGGAAGACTACCGGAAATGTATCGACGCATGTCATCGTGAACATAATGTGCCTCATGTCACAGATAATCCGAAGCATGAGATCAAATGGATGTGGACGGATACCTATGAACATGCGTTCCCGGGGAATGAAGACAAGTACCTCTCAGAGAAAATCAAACACATGCCGTTCCTTTTGCTCTGTAATCACTGTGAGAATCCTCCCTGCGTGAGGGTTTGTCCGACACAGGCAACATTCAAGAGAAAGAGCGACGGCATAGTCATGATGGATATGCATCGGTGTATCGGGTGCAGATTCTGCATGGCAGGCTGTCCCTATGGGGCCCGAAGCTTCAATTACAAGGATCCGAGACCGTATCTCGATGAATCCAGGGAAAATCCTGAATTTCCGACAAGGATGAAGGGTGTTGTTGAGAAATGCACATTGTGTTACGAAAGGCTTGCTCATGGCCTGCTGCCGGCATGCGTGGAGGCAGCAAAGGAAGTTGCGGCGAAAAAAGGCATAACACCCGGACTGATTTTCGGCGATCTTGAGGATCCGAATTCCGAGGTGAGGAGAGTCCTCAATGAACGGTTTACTGTCAGGCGCAAACCCGAACTCGGTACAGGGCCTAGCGTGTATTACATAATTTAG
- the dsrJ gene encoding sulfate reduction electron transfer complex DsrMKJOP subunit DsrJ: MYNGGKIIIGLLIFIGLVSFPFLYSGGKATAKPDPKIDTPEILSMPEKERKCVESKAFMKKEHMQLLNDWRDWVVRDGNTVYTNAEGKTFNMSLQNTCMKCHSNKAKFCDECHNYTAVKPYCWDCHLAPKEKKS, translated from the coding sequence ATGTATAACGGAGGAAAAATAATCATTGGTCTTCTCATCTTTATCGGTTTAGTCTCCTTTCCCTTTCTTTACAGCGGAGGGAAAGCCACAGCAAAGCCTGATCCGAAAATCGACACTCCTGAGATTCTCAGCATGCCTGAGAAGGAGAGGAAATGTGTTGAGTCCAAAGCATTCATGAAAAAAGAGCACATGCAGCTGCTGAACGACTGGAGGGATTGGGTGGTCCGTGACGGCAATACTGTCTATACAAATGCCGAAGGGAAAACGTTTAACATGAGTCTCCAGAACACCTGTATGAAGTGCCATTCAAACAAGGCAAAATTTTGTGATGAATGCCACAATTATACGGCAGTAAAGCCATACTGCTGGGATTGCCACTTAGCGCCGAAGGAGAAAAAGTCATGA
- the dsrK gene encoding sulfate reduction electron transfer complex DsrMKJOP subunit DsrK — MANPKPEELAKIDLAPPKTGWMETPTVFRKGMFCYGNKAKSLETVGFPNPRQWSVSEEDWHLPENWQEIFIEGLRERVSKYRSFRLFLDICVRCGACADKCHYFIGSGDAKNMPVLRAELLRSVYRKYCTSSGKMLGKIAGARELTVDVLKEIWYYAYQCSECRRCSLFCPYGIDTAEITILARELLNLLGLNIDWIAGPVANCWLTGNHLGLQPHTIKDAFDMFIDDVETISGIRVNPSFNRKGAEILFVIPSGSMFADPGTFTAMGEILLFHELGLDYTFSTFASEGGDFGFFTSNEMAKRLHSKIYDEAKRLKVKWILGGECGHMWRVWHQYHNTWYGPVDFLEEPVSPITGTKFENAKSNKTIHICEFTADLIKHGKLNLDPGRNDNLIVTYHDSCNTSRGMGLLEEPRYILKSVCNNFHEMPENTIREQTFCCGSGSGLNASENMELRLRGGLPRANAVKHVAKKYGVNMLACVCAIDRAALPPLMDYWVPGVRVTGLHEMVANALICKGEKKRTTNMRGEPLPGMEGEE, encoded by the coding sequence ATGGCAAATCCAAAACCAGAAGAACTTGCAAAAATAGACCTTGCACCGCCCAAAACAGGGTGGATGGAGACGCCTACTGTCTTCAGGAAGGGGATGTTTTGTTACGGCAACAAGGCTAAATCTCTTGAGACAGTCGGATTCCCGAATCCTCGCCAGTGGTCTGTATCGGAAGAAGACTGGCACCTCCCTGAAAATTGGCAGGAGATTTTTATCGAAGGATTACGGGAAAGGGTGAGTAAATACCGTTCCTTCCGGCTGTTTCTGGATATTTGTGTAAGGTGCGGAGCGTGTGCCGATAAATGCCATTATTTTATCGGGAGCGGAGACGCAAAAAATATGCCGGTGCTCAGGGCCGAACTTCTCAGGTCAGTCTACCGCAAATACTGCACATCCTCGGGAAAGATGCTCGGCAAGATCGCCGGCGCACGAGAACTGACCGTCGATGTGCTGAAAGAGATATGGTATTATGCCTACCAATGCTCTGAGTGCAGGCGCTGTTCGCTGTTCTGTCCTTACGGAATTGATACTGCAGAGATCACAATACTGGCACGGGAGCTTCTCAATCTGCTGGGGCTGAACATCGACTGGATTGCAGGTCCTGTTGCCAACTGCTGGCTGACAGGAAATCATCTCGGGCTCCAGCCTCATACCATCAAGGATGCCTTTGACATGTTCATTGATGATGTGGAGACCATATCCGGGATACGGGTTAACCCTTCGTTCAACAGGAAGGGAGCAGAGATACTCTTTGTAATCCCATCGGGAAGCATGTTTGCGGATCCCGGAACGTTTACCGCGATGGGAGAAATCCTGCTCTTTCATGAACTCGGACTGGACTATACCTTCAGTACCTTTGCGTCAGAAGGGGGAGATTTCGGGTTCTTTACCTCAAATGAGATGGCAAAAAGACTGCACAGTAAGATATACGACGAAGCAAAACGCCTGAAGGTGAAATGGATACTGGGGGGGGAGTGTGGTCATATGTGGAGGGTCTGGCACCAGTACCATAACACATGGTATGGCCCTGTGGACTTCCTCGAAGAGCCGGTCTCCCCGATCACAGGCACGAAGTTTGAAAACGCAAAATCCAACAAGACGATACATATCTGTGAATTTACCGCAGATCTGATAAAACATGGAAAGCTCAACCTGGATCCGGGCAGGAATGATAATTTGATTGTTACCTACCATGACTCATGCAATACCTCAAGGGGCATGGGTCTGCTGGAAGAGCCAAGGTATATACTCAAGAGCGTATGCAATAACTTCCATGAAATGCCGGAAAACACCATCAGGGAACAGACATTCTGTTGTGGCAGCGGATCAGGTCTCAATGCGTCAGAAAACATGGAATTGAGATTAAGGGGTGGTCTCCCGCGGGCAAATGCGGTGAAACATGTGGCCAAGAAATACGGGGTGAACATGCTGGCATGCGTCTGCGCCATCGACAGGGCTGCACTTCCTCCATTGATGGATTACTGGGTACCGGGCGTCCGGGTGACCGGTCTCCACGAGATGGTTGCAAATGCATTAATATGCAAAGGGGAGAAAAAGAGGACCACAAATATGCGCGGCGAACCACTCCCTGGAATGGAGGGTGAAGAGTAA
- the dsrM gene encoding sulfate reduction electron transfer complex DsrMKJOP subunit DsrM — translation MGLIFSFFAVAALVLVAIIGVKAASLQYLFGVIIPYAAFLFFILGIAYRVLQWARVPVPFRIPTTAGQGKSLPWIKQNKIDNPSSSLGVVVRMALEVLLFRSLFRNTKAELREGPKLSYGSTKWLWIAGLAFHWTFFLILFRHFRLFLEPVPLPIEIMEALDGFFQVGAPVLYITDLIFLGAVTFLFLRRVIIPQVRYISLASDYFPLFLIGAIGASGVIMRYFLKTDVVGVKELTMGLITFSPVVPAGIGTIFYIHLFLVSCLFVYFPLSKLMHMAGVFLSPTRNLVNNNRAELHVNPWNYPVKIHTYAEYEDDFREKMKAAGLPVEKE, via the coding sequence ATGGGACTTATATTTTCATTCTTCGCGGTTGCAGCGCTTGTTTTGGTCGCAATAATCGGAGTGAAGGCTGCAAGTCTGCAATACCTTTTCGGGGTAATCATACCGTATGCAGCGTTTCTCTTTTTTATTCTGGGAATCGCGTATCGTGTTCTGCAGTGGGCTCGTGTGCCCGTTCCTTTCCGGATACCCACAACTGCCGGACAGGGGAAGTCCTTGCCCTGGATCAAGCAGAACAAGATTGATAACCCCTCTTCTTCTCTCGGCGTGGTAGTCAGAATGGCGTTGGAAGTGCTCCTTTTCCGCTCCCTGTTCAGGAATACAAAGGCTGAATTGAGAGAAGGTCCGAAACTTTCATACGGTTCGACCAAATGGCTCTGGATAGCTGGGTTGGCCTTTCACTGGACGTTTTTTCTTATTCTCTTCAGGCACTTCAGGTTGTTTCTGGAACCTGTTCCTCTGCCGATAGAAATAATGGAAGCGCTCGATGGTTTCTTTCAGGTTGGCGCCCCGGTGCTGTATATTACTGATCTGATCTTTCTCGGTGCGGTAACATTTCTCTTCCTGAGAAGGGTGATTATTCCGCAGGTCCGGTACATCTCTCTTGCCTCAGACTACTTCCCGCTGTTTCTTATCGGTGCTATAGGGGCCTCCGGGGTGATAATGCGCTATTTCCTCAAGACAGACGTTGTCGGCGTTAAGGAACTGACAATGGGGCTGATTACCTTCAGCCCGGTGGTACCCGCAGGCATCGGTACCATTTTTTATATTCATCTGTTTCTCGTCAGCTGTCTCTTTGTGTATTTCCCTCTCAGCAAGCTGATGCATATGGCAGGGGTGTTCCTCAGCCCGACCAGGAATCTTGTTAACAACAACCGCGCTGAACTGCATGTGAACCCCTGGAATTATCCGGTAAAAATTCACACTTACGCAGAATACGAAGATGACTTCAGAGAAAAAATGAAAGCAGCTGGATTACCAGTAGAAAAGGAGTAA
- a CDS encoding RsbRD N-terminal domain-containing protein: MNLKDLLLDKKSAIIKKWFDAITDSYPSDTSNFLKKQKDRFLNPVGSILSENIHGLYEEIVHGIDSEKLFPYLDDIIKIKAVQDFSPSQAVSFVFLLKQVVREELGKEIKKRHLSEELTSFESRLDNLALLCFDVYMKCREKIYEIKTDEVKRMTFRLLQRANLICEIQEPDADPGAEVLTQKIKG, encoded by the coding sequence ATGAATCTTAAGGATCTCCTGCTGGACAAAAAATCTGCAATCATAAAAAAATGGTTTGATGCAATTACTGACAGTTATCCCTCTGACACCTCAAATTTTCTCAAAAAGCAAAAAGACCGTTTTCTCAATCCGGTCGGATCTATACTCTCGGAGAACATACACGGGCTCTACGAGGAGATTGTTCATGGCATTGACTCAGAAAAGCTTTTTCCCTATCTGGATGATATCATCAAGATAAAGGCTGTGCAGGATTTTTCCCCCTCACAGGCCGTCTCTTTTGTATTTCTCCTGAAGCAGGTTGTCAGGGAAGAACTGGGAAAAGAGATAAAAAAGAGGCATTTGTCGGAAGAACTGACATCATTTGAATCACGGCTGGACAATCTTGCACTCCTATGTTTCGACGTCTACATGAAATGCAGGGAGAAGATCTATGAAATAAAGACGGATGAAGTGAAAAGAATGACATTCAGGCTGCTGCAGAGGGCAAATCTCATCTGCGAGATTCAGGAACCGGACGCGGATCCTGGGGCGGAAGTATTAACTCAAAAGATAAAGGGGTAA
- a CDS encoding TusE/DsrC/DsvC family sulfur relay protein, translated as MPHIEFEGQQYEVDEDGYLLDWQAWKEGMAQVMASQDGITLTQEHWDIIKFLREYFIKFQIAPMIKILVKEIGKAMGPEKGNTKYLYELFPGGPAKQACRYAGLPKPTGCV; from the coding sequence ATGCCGCATATCGAGTTTGAAGGGCAACAGTACGAGGTTGATGAGGATGGTTATCTCCTGGACTGGCAGGCGTGGAAAGAGGGGATGGCTCAGGTTATGGCATCTCAGGATGGTATTACCCTGACACAGGAACATTGGGACATCATCAAGTTCCTGAGAGAGTATTTCATTAAATTCCAGATTGCTCCGATGATCAAGATACTCGTAAAAGAGATCGGCAAGGCAATGGGCCCTGAAAAAGGCAATACCAAATACCTGTATGAACTTTTCCCGGGTGGTCCTGCAAAGCAGGCATGTAGGTATGCTGGTCTTCCGAAACCGACAGGCTGCGTGTAA
- a CDS encoding cobyrinate a,c-diamide synthase, protein MIDCPRLAIAGLGGDTGKTAASVGLCRVLKKRGHAVIPFKKGPDYIDMGWLSRAARCPCYNIDLFMMSRKQVLTSFSMNTGGADIAVIEGNRGLYDGMDTEGSVSTGEMAKLILAPVILIVDCTKVTRTVAALVLGCQRFDPDVPIRGVILNRLAGSRHESIVRKCIEQYCGIPVVGAIPKLKNITFPGRHLGLVPHQEHPMAEEAIEKAAETAASHLDIGQLLQIAQGAPSLDFIPEDYPELREKQVNIGIIRDSAFQFYYPENIDALKRAGADLIEFSALTGDLPPELHALYIGGGFPETHAPALSENTSLRNGIKQAAEKGMPIYAECGGLMYLGEELIWEGKTYPMAGVLPITTGVSKKPQGHGYTVMEVEAENPFFRTGQFLHGHEFHYSHVVRITERDDVRFVFGVRKGDGILHKKDGLCYRNVLATYTHLHALGTKEWVPGMMRAAAGYKEKNLSID, encoded by the coding sequence ATGATCGATTGCCCAAGGCTGGCCATCGCAGGCCTTGGAGGTGATACCGGGAAAACTGCGGCGAGCGTTGGCCTGTGCAGGGTACTGAAGAAAAGGGGACATGCTGTCATCCCCTTCAAGAAAGGCCCTGATTACATAGATATGGGCTGGTTGAGCCGGGCAGCACGTTGCCCCTGTTACAATATCGACCTCTTTATGATGAGCAGGAAGCAGGTGCTTACATCCTTCAGCATGAATACCGGGGGCGCGGATATCGCAGTTATCGAAGGGAACCGCGGGCTGTATGACGGTATGGACACCGAAGGCAGCGTGAGCACGGGCGAGATGGCCAAGCTTATCCTTGCACCGGTAATCCTCATTGTTGACTGTACAAAAGTCACCCGTACGGTCGCTGCTCTGGTCCTCGGATGCCAGAGGTTTGATCCTGATGTCCCGATCAGGGGAGTGATTCTCAACAGACTGGCAGGATCGCGCCATGAATCGATTGTCAGGAAATGTATTGAGCAGTATTGCGGCATTCCTGTCGTCGGTGCGATACCGAAACTGAAGAATATCACATTTCCCGGAAGACATCTCGGTCTTGTCCCTCACCAGGAACACCCGATGGCCGAGGAAGCAATAGAAAAGGCGGCTGAGACTGCTGCCAGCCATCTTGATATCGGTCAATTATTGCAGATAGCGCAGGGTGCCCCTTCTTTGGATTTTATTCCCGAAGACTATCCGGAACTTCGGGAAAAACAGGTGAATATCGGTATCATACGCGATTCCGCGTTTCAGTTTTATTATCCGGAGAACATTGACGCATTAAAAAGGGCGGGTGCAGATCTGATTGAGTTCAGTGCGCTGACCGGCGACCTCCCTCCTGAACTGCACGCACTGTATATAGGCGGAGGATTTCCGGAAACACATGCTCCGGCCCTGTCAGAGAACACCTCCCTGCGCAACGGGATAAAACAAGCGGCTGAAAAGGGGATGCCCATCTATGCGGAATGCGGGGGGCTGATGTACCTTGGCGAGGAATTGATCTGGGAAGGAAAAACCTACCCCATGGCAGGGGTATTGCCAATTACCACAGGGGTCAGCAAGAAGCCGCAGGGACATGGCTATACTGTCATGGAAGTCGAGGCTGAAAACCCGTTTTTCAGGACCGGTCAGTTCCTTCACGGACATGAATTCCATTATTCCCATGTGGTGCGGATAACAGAACGGGACGACGTCCGTTTTGTTTTCGGGGTCAGAAAGGGCGATGGAATACTGCACAAGAAAGACGGCCTGTGTTACCGGAACGTCCTTGCCACGTATACCCATCTGCATGCGCTTGGCACTAAGGAATGGGTTCCCGGGATGATGCGGGCGGCAGCCGGTTATAAAGAAAAAAACTTATCTATTGATTAA
- a CDS encoding zinc ribbon domain-containing protein, which produces MPIYEFKCLGCGQIFELLKLKKEDEKSGMKCPKCKSDEVERILSSVSFIASGGGKKSKHTVKSCGSGSCASFEIPGPKR; this is translated from the coding sequence ATGCCCATATATGAATTTAAATGCCTTGGCTGTGGCCAGATATTTGAACTTCTGAAGCTCAAAAAAGAGGATGAAAAGTCGGGGATGAAATGCCCGAAATGCAAATCAGATGAGGTTGAGAGAATTTTGAGTTCAGTGAGTTTCATTGCATCAGGTGGAGGAAAAAAGTCCAAACATACGGTAAAAAGCTGTGGCAGCGGTTCCTGCGCTTCATTTGAGATACCCGGGCCCAAAAGATGA
- a CDS encoding DVU0298 family protein — protein MKALPEDPRCPFCYHKIEQPKELSSRKIVEFPLGLCSQCGAVYAYDITGHNMGSAFIEALLFACNEDDYLAFSLSHGEDYTDAVVGNYDIVTHTIVPEKVYNDRFVRGVLIFIKLFGQFQDATEEKVKEKFRAIQPIVKTKLRSENFSKETVRTYVAENRKEDLIALAKEDSRVLNELQRMLYTPDELSRWRVIDLLGEVSRSVGEKRPDIISKLIKNLLQSAASPGASAWGALEAIGTIISTKPSLFGEFTKPLLSFISHQNLWREVTWAIGKISTADANLAKLAFRGLASLLDNPDHVLRGYASWALGNIGITDVIDRLKTLETDEHRLTLWRDGGLQEVTVGQLAHEAIQKLSR, from the coding sequence ATGAAAGCTTTGCCCGAAGACCCGCGGTGCCCTTTTTGCTACCACAAAATCGAGCAACCGAAGGAACTCTCATCACGGAAAATAGTCGAATTCCCCCTCGGCCTCTGCAGTCAATGCGGTGCCGTTTATGCGTATGACATCACGGGACACAATATGGGCTCGGCCTTTATCGAGGCATTATTATTCGCATGCAATGAAGATGATTACCTGGCATTCTCTCTTTCACACGGAGAGGATTACACAGATGCCGTCGTCGGGAATTATGATATCGTAACCCACACAATTGTTCCTGAAAAGGTCTACAACGACCGGTTTGTGCGGGGCGTGCTCATTTTCATCAAACTTTTCGGCCAGTTCCAGGACGCAACGGAAGAAAAGGTGAAAGAGAAATTCAGGGCGATACAGCCTATCGTCAAAACCAAACTGCGCTCGGAAAATTTTTCCAAAGAGACAGTGCGCACGTATGTCGCTGAAAACAGGAAAGAAGATCTCATTGCGCTGGCAAAAGAGGATTCCCGCGTCCTCAACGAACTGCAGCGCATGCTCTACACACCGGACGAACTTTCACGGTGGAGGGTTATCGACCTTCTCGGTGAAGTAAGCAGGAGTGTCGGGGAGAAACGACCCGACATCATCAGCAAGCTGATTAAGAATCTGCTCCAGAGCGCTGCGTCTCCGGGAGCATCCGCATGGGGCGCACTTGAGGCAATTGGCACTATAATAAGCACCAAACCATCTCTTTTCGGTGAATTCACCAAGCCGCTTCTCTCCTTCATCTCGCATCAGAACCTGTGGAGGGAAGTAACCTGGGCAATAGGAAAAATCTCGACCGCAGACGCGAATCTCGCCAAGCTTGCATTTCGCGGACTTGCATCACTTCTCGATAATCCCGACCACGTGCTCCGCGGATATGCGTCCTGGGCATTGGGGAACATAGGCATCACTGATGTGATCGACCGGCTGAAAACCCTCGAAACCGATGAACACAGACTGACGTTATGGAGAGACGGAGGCCTGCAGGAAGTGACTGTCGGTCAACTGGCACATGAGGCCATCCAGAAGCTCTCACGATGA
- a CDS encoding YkgJ family cysteine cluster protein, whose product MKEELFPRYEIQSRKADILFRTIHEKYPDSVKCRIRCCDCCHAVFGLFPIEAAYINYHFNHLDRKVRRDVLKRAEKSEGEMLRAKDRLKVFEEDPKMKVYGLGKQRVRCSLLSEKEECVLYEHRPVICRIYGVPYSLHKGKKEIAYVCGLSGFETKTSYPTVKLYTLYQELVKLSMEMLQDAGFLNPAAKAGLMLPVSRVLRMSFDDIVNGNFGE is encoded by the coding sequence ATGAAAGAAGAGCTTTTCCCCAGATATGAGATCCAATCCCGCAAGGCAGATATCCTTTTCAGAACTATTCATGAAAAATATCCCGACAGTGTGAAATGCAGAATCCGTTGCTGCGATTGCTGCCATGCTGTTTTCGGGCTGTTCCCCATAGAAGCCGCATATATCAATTATCATTTCAACCATCTTGACCGCAAGGTCCGTCGTGATGTCCTGAAGAGAGCTGAGAAATCTGAAGGAGAGATGTTGAGGGCCAAGGACAGGCTGAAGGTCTTCGAGGAAGACCCGAAGATGAAAGTCTACGGGCTCGGGAAACAGCGGGTGAGGTGTTCTCTCTTAAGTGAAAAGGAAGAATGCGTACTCTATGAACACAGGCCGGTCATATGCCGCATTTACGGTGTTCCCTACAGCCTTCATAAAGGGAAAAAGGAAATCGCCTATGTGTGCGGGCTCTCAGGTTTTGAGACCAAGACCTCGTATCCTACTGTAAAGCTTTATACCCTCTATCAGGAACTCGTGAAGCTTTCTATGGAAATGCTGCAGGATGCGGGGTTTTTGAACCCGGCCGCCAAGGCTGGTCTGATGCTGCCGGTTTCGAGGGTTCTGCGAATGTCTTTTGACGATATCGTTAACGGGAATTTTGGAGAATAG
- a CDS encoding tetratricopeptide repeat protein, producing MQKPRDIEQFIAEQKLRLAQDPKCASSYYNLGVAFMNQGKFDEAIEAFEQAITESARMFEAFVNLGYIYFREGDLEKVVKANLRAVEIEPRYARGYANLGFAYLQLGKTDEAIEALDRALELNPDIVQAWCNLANAYLQKGEIEKSIETNRKMLKFAPDFALGYNNLANAHYLRGEYDEAVKSCDKALALGFEVHPEFLKLLEPHRKKTRKLSVKSSKTGQSKTTSDARKTGKAKKSK from the coding sequence ATGCAGAAACCAAGAGATATAGAACAGTTTATTGCTGAACAGAAACTCCGGCTTGCGCAAGACCCGAAATGCGCATCATCTTATTATAATCTCGGAGTAGCCTTCATGAATCAGGGAAAATTCGATGAGGCGATAGAGGCATTTGAACAGGCCATCACCGAGAGCGCCCGCATGTTTGAGGCATTTGTGAATCTTGGATATATTTACTTCAGGGAAGGGGACCTCGAAAAGGTGGTAAAGGCAAATCTGCGGGCGGTGGAGATAGAGCCCCGTTATGCGCGGGGGTATGCAAATCTGGGCTTTGCCTATCTGCAACTGGGGAAAACCGATGAGGCGATAGAGGCCCTGGACAGGGCACTTGAACTGAATCCGGACATCGTTCAGGCATGGTGCAATCTTGCGAATGCCTACCTGCAGAAAGGCGAGATCGAAAAGAGCATCGAAACTAACAGAAAGATGCTGAAATTCGCTCCGGATTTTGCGCTGGGATACAATAACCTTGCAAATGCCCATTATCTCAGGGGCGAGTATGATGAGGCCGTAAAAAGCTGCGATAAGGCACTTGCATTGGGATTTGAAGTGCATCCGGAATTTTTGAAGCTCCTTGAGCCACACAGGAAAAAAACAAGAAAACTCTCTGTGAAAAGTTCAAAGACGGGACAGTCAAAGACAACAAGTGATGCAAGGAAGACAGGAAAAGCAAAGAAGTCAAAATGA